The sequence GCACTTCGTCGAGGGCGCGCCGACGCCGTCCGACGAGGAGACGCAGACCATGTTCAGGGAGACCGGCCGGATCAACGACGACATGCAGGCCGCGGGTGCCTGGGTCTTCGGCGGAGGGCTCACGTCACCGGACAGCGCCACCGTCGTCCGGGTCGACAACGGCACCGCCACCATGAGCGACGGGCCGTTCGCCGAGACCAAGGAGCACATCGCCGGGTTCTGGGTCATCAAGTGCGCGGACCTGGACGCGGCGCTGGCCTGGGCCGAGAGGTGCGCGGCGGCCTGCGGCCCGGTCGAGGTGCGTCCCTTCGACGACCTGTCCCAGGCCTGACCACAGGTCTCCCGACATGGACCTGGCGAGCATCTACCGCGCGGAGTACGGCCGCTGCGTCGCCACGCTGACCCGCCTCCTCGGTGACATCAACCTCGCCGAGGAGGCGGTCCAGGACGCCTTCACCACGGCGCTGCAGAAGTGGCAGATCCCGCCGCCGAATCCGGGCGCCTGGATCGTGACCACCGCCCGCAACCGTGCCGTCGACCGGCTTCGCCGGGAGTCGACCCGCGAGGCCCGGCACGCCCAGGCCCTGCTGCTGCATCACCCCGACGAGCCACGAGAGGTGGGACCGGTGCGGGACGACCAGCTGCGACTCATCTTCACCTGCTGCCATCCGGCGCTCGCACCGGACGCCCGGACGGCCCTCACGCTGCGCCTGCTCGGCGGCCTCGACGTACCGGAGATCGCCCGGGCCTACCTGGTCCAGGAGGCGACGGTCGCCCAGCGGATCGTGCGCGCCAAGAAGAAGATCCGCGACGCCGGCATCCCCTACCGGGTACCGGCCGAACACGAGCTGCCGGACCGGTTGCCGCCGGTGCTCGCCGTGCTCTACCTGATGTTCAACGAGGGCTACGCGGCCACCGCCGGCCCGTTGATCAGAACGGACCTGTGCGGCGAGGCGATCCGGCTCGCCCGCGAACTCGCCACGTTGATGCCCGACGAGCCCGAGGTCCTGGGTCTGCTCGCCCTGCTGCTGCTGACCGAGGCGCGCCGCCCGGCCCGGCTCGACCCGAACGGCGAACTGGTGCTGCTGGCCGACCAGGACCGGTCACTGTGGAACCGGTCGCTCATCGCCGAGGGCCACGGCCTGGTCCGCCGGTGCCTGCGCCGCAACCGGCCCGGCCCGTACCAGATCCAGGCCGCGATCAGCGCTGTGCACACCGACGGCGCAACCACCGACTGGCCGCAGGTCCTGGCGCTGTACGACCAGCTCCACGCGCTCGCGCCAACCCCGGTCGTCGCGCTCAACCGTGCGGTCGCCGTCGCCGAGGTGCACGGACCGGCGGTGGCCCTCGCCGCGTTGGAGGACGTCGACCTCCCGGGCTATCACCGGCTGCCCGCCACCCGGGCCGAGCTGCTGGCCCGGCTCGGACGGGACGACGAGGCCCGAGCCGCCTACGACCAGGCCGCGGCCCTGGCCACCAATGAGACCGAGCGGGCCTACCTACAGAAGCGTCGCACCGAACTCACCCGTGAATGGAGAGCATCATGACCGCCACCTACACCGTCGACGTCTTTTCCAGCCTCGACGGCTTCGGAACCACCAGCGGAAACTGGGGCGGCTACTGGGGTAAGCAGGGCCCCGAACTGCTTGCGCACCGCCTGTCCGTCTACAGCGCGGAGCAGCGCATGGTCTTCGGGGCCAACACGTACCGGGTGTTTGCGCGGATGCTGGCCGCGAGCACCGAGGAGTCCGAGGTCCGCGACGCCTGGGTGACCCGGATGAGGAACCTGCCGGCGACCGTGGTGTCGAACACGCTGGAGGGCCCCCTCGACTGGCCGGACGGGACCGTCCTGCGCGGCGACGCCGTCGACGTCGTCGCCCGGCTCAAGGAGGAGTCCGACGTGCCGCTGCGATCGCACGGCAGCCTGTCGATGAACCGGGCGCTGATGGCCGCCGGGCTGGTCGACCTCGTCCAGGTGACGCTCTTCCCGGTGGTCACCGGACAGACCGGCACCGAGCCGATCTTCCAGGGCGCGGCCGACTTCGACCTGGAGCTGGTCGAGAGCCGTACCCTCGACGGCCGCACCCAGGAACTCGTCTACCGGCCGACCCTGCACGTCTGACTGAGACCCGGGTCAGTGCCCCGCCAGGCCATCCGCCCTACCCCGGGCGGACGGCCACGCGGTTCGGCCGGCTCCGGTCACCACTGGTGGGCGACGTCGAGCACCACCCGGCTGTGGGTGCCGGGGCCGGCGAGTACGAGCACCCGGAACGGCAACCGGGCCCGTACTCCGACCGCGAAGGTGCTGTAGCCCTCGAAGCTGCCGCCGAAGACCACGTCGCGCAGCGTCGGGTAGCGCAGCAGGTTCGCCACGTGCTCACCGACCGCGTAGGGCACCGTGCCCAGGTGGTCGTCGTCGTACGCCGGGGCCCGCAGCGAGACCCGCAGTAGCGCGCCCCCGGCGGTGTACGGCGACAGCGCCAGCCCTTCGCCCTCGGTCCACGTCTCGCCGTAACCGATCGCGTAACCGTCGACCGGGCCGGCGAACTCGAACACCACCCGGTCGTAGCAGTCGTGCCGGCCGGTCCGTACGTCGACCAGCGGGGCGCCGCTCAGCGCGCCGGCCGTCTTCTCCGCGCTGCCCCAGGTGATCCCGCAGTACGCCGCAGTGGTCGTGGTGCCCGCGGCGGTGCTGCTGCCGGCGCTGGCGACCAGCCCGGCGAGGACGACCGCCAACGCGGTCAGTGCGCTCCTGATCCTCATGGTGTTTTCTCCGTTCGGTGTCGGGGTCACGCCGCGGCGGCGCTGCCGGTGACCCTCTGCCGCCACCGTCGTCCTACCCCGGCACAGGAGCTTCGCTGCGACGTAACCGCCGGGTAACAGCGGGTGGTCTGACCGTCAGATCGGGGACAGACGGACATCGACTGCTGTCGTAGCCTCCATTCCGGACGCTTCCCCGGCGGGTGGCCACCGTCGGGAGTTGCGCTCCGGATGCATCCGGGGTGACACGTGCGTTCAGCCACTGACGTCCGCCGCGGTGCGGGCAGTTCGCCCTCGACCATCCGACGTGCCGACGTCCGTCAACGAACGAACGGGGAGGAAGGCTGTGCGTGAATCCGGCGGGCGAAGGCTCGCGACAGTACTGATGATGACGGGTGTTCTCGCCATACCGGGTGGGATCCCGTCCCAGGCCGCTGCGGCGGAGGCTCCGGTGTGCCCGACGCCGGCCACCCTGCTGGCCGGTCTGCGGGCCGACCCACTCACCGACGAGGCGGCCGGGAACCCGGCCGTGCTGGAGAGCGTGAGCTGCGCCCTGCCCTGGGCCACCGCTGTCGTTCCGGCGGAGGGCGAGTACGACGCGTCGTTCGTGCTGTTCCGCTACGAGGATGTGGCGCAGCAGTGGAAGCCGCTCAACGTCGGCTCGGGCGGGGTCTGCGACGAGTCGGTGCCGACCGAGATCGCGGCCCAGCTCGACGGGTGCCAACTGAACGACCCCGGCGACGAGCTGCCCGACGACGATCCGGGTGACGAGACCGAGGATCCCTCGGCGACCCAGGGCTCCGACGGTGGTCAGATGTCCGCGTCGGCCTCCTCGATCGGTGGGTCGATCACGCGAGCCGAGGTCATGCAACGCGCCCAGGGTTGGGTGGACCATCAGCCCGGCCCGTACAGCCAGCGGGCGTTCTCCTGGGACCCCACGCACACCCGCAAGTACCGGCGGGACTGCTCCGGCTACGTGGGCATGGCCTGGCACCTGAATGCCGACCCCAGCACGCACACGTTGCACCAGTTCTCCACCCAGATCAGCAAGGCGGACCTACAGGCCGGCGACATCCTCAACCTCGCCG comes from Micromonospora vinacea and encodes:
- a CDS encoding YciI family protein → MKQYLLSVHFVEGAPTPSDEETQTMFRETGRINDDMQAAGAWVFGGGLTSPDSATVVRVDNGTATMSDGPFAETKEHIAGFWVIKCADLDAALAWAERCAAACGPVEVRPFDDLSQA
- a CDS encoding RNA polymerase sigma factor produces the protein MDLASIYRAEYGRCVATLTRLLGDINLAEEAVQDAFTTALQKWQIPPPNPGAWIVTTARNRAVDRLRRESTREARHAQALLLHHPDEPREVGPVRDDQLRLIFTCCHPALAPDARTALTLRLLGGLDVPEIARAYLVQEATVAQRIVRAKKKIRDAGIPYRVPAEHELPDRLPPVLAVLYLMFNEGYAATAGPLIRTDLCGEAIRLARELATLMPDEPEVLGLLALLLLTEARRPARLDPNGELVLLADQDRSLWNRSLIAEGHGLVRRCLRRNRPGPYQIQAAISAVHTDGATTDWPQVLALYDQLHALAPTPVVALNRAVAVAEVHGPAVALAALEDVDLPGYHRLPATRAELLARLGRDDEARAAYDQAAALATNETERAYLQKRRTELTREWRAS
- a CDS encoding AMIN-like domain-containing (lipo)protein — encoded protein: MRIRSALTALAVVLAGLVASAGSSTAAGTTTTAAYCGITWGSAEKTAGALSGAPLVDVRTGRHDCYDRVVFEFAGPVDGYAIGYGETWTEGEGLALSPYTAGGALLRVSLRAPAYDDDHLGTVPYAVGEHVANLLRYPTLRDVVFGGSFEGYSTFAVGVRARLPFRVLVLAGPGTHSRVVLDVAHQW
- a CDS encoding dihydrofolate reductase family protein, which produces MTATYTVDVFSSLDGFGTTSGNWGGYWGKQGPELLAHRLSVYSAEQRMVFGANTYRVFARMLAASTEESEVRDAWVTRMRNLPATVVSNTLEGPLDWPDGTVLRGDAVDVVARLKEESDVPLRSHGSLSMNRALMAAGLVDLVQVTLFPVVTGQTGTEPIFQGAADFDLELVESRTLDGRTQELVYRPTLHV